A single Oncorhynchus tshawytscha isolate Ot180627B linkage group LG01, Otsh_v2.0, whole genome shotgun sequence DNA region contains:
- the LOC112235719 gene encoding sphingosine 1-phosphate receptor 3 produces MENVFEEGMNPVIIAHYNHSGKWGRPRSSAACKTVVLLLICVLIVLENITVLLALWRNKRFHSRMYFLIGNLALSDLLAGVAYMVNIFTSGSSTFFLTPAQWLAREGSMFVALSASTFSLLAIGIERHMTMVRLCKAAGRGRLLGLLGACWAVSVLLSALPSLGWNCLEHLASCSTVLPLYDKSYVAFCISVFSALLVAIIILYIRIYRLVTSSGRKVSSRPSEHSLALLRTVVIVLGVFVMCWAPLFLLLLLDVGCSPERCPVLYHVDWFIALAVLNSALNPLIYTLSSREMRGAFFRLLCCYQPQLEAPAPMAGNPHLGTVIPTAENSKSSVGGRGSGITGAAKSLTRGKIATPLNSNNQHLDPSAPTVPHLSGPADLLSAVLVKAGALPSLSKF; encoded by the coding sequence ATGGAGAACGTGTTTGAGGAGGGGATGAACCCTGTTATCATTGCCCACTACAACCACTCTGGGAAGTGGGGTCGACCTCGGAGCAGTGCGGCCTGTAAGACtgttgtcctcctcctcatctgtGTCCTCATCGTGCTGGAGAACATCACAGTGCTGCTGGCGCTGTGGAGGAACAAACGCTTCCACAGTCGCATGTACTTCCTCATCGGTAACCTGGCCCTTTCTGACCTGTTGGCTGGGGTGGCCTATATGGTTAATATCTTCACCTCTGGTAGCAGTACCTTCTTCCTGACGCCGGCCCAGTGGCTGGCAAGAGAGGGAAGCATGTTCGTGGCCCTCAGTGCATCCACCTTCAGCCTACTGGCCATCGGTATCGAGAGACACATGACCATGGTTCGTCTGTGCAAGGCGGCGGGGCGGGGGAGGTTACTGGGGCTGCTGGGGGCATGCTGGGCCGTGTCGGTGCTGCTCAGTGCCCTGCCTTCCCTGGGCTGGAACTGCCTGGAGCACCTGGCCTCCTGCTCTACTGTGCTGCCCCTCTATGACAAGAGTTACGTGGCCTTCTGCATCAGCGTGTTTAGCGCCCTGCTGGTGGCCATCATCATCCTCTACATCCGCATCTACCGGCTGGTGACGTCCAGCGGGCGGAAGGTTAGCAGCAGGCCCTCGGAGCACTCACTGGCCCTGCTGAGGACGGTGGTAATAGTTCTGGGGGTGTTTGTGATGTGCTGGGCCCCGCTGTTCCTGCTGCTGCTACTGGACGTGGGCTGCAGTCCGGAGCGGTGCCCTGTGCTCTACCATGTGGACTGGTTCATTGCCCTGGCTGTGCTCAACTCAGCACTCAACCCCCTCATCTACACCCTGTCCagcagggagatgagaggagcttTCTTCAGGCTGCTGTGCTGCTATCAGCCTCAACTGGAGGCCCCAGCCCCCATGGCAGGGAACCCCCACCTGGGGACTGTCATCCCCACGGCTGAGAACAGCAAATCCAGTGTGGGGGGAAGAGGTAGTGGGATAACGGGGGCGGCAAAGTCTCTGACCCGGGGGAAGATTGCAACGCCCCTGAACTCTAACAACCAGCATTTAGACCCCTCCGCCCCCACGGTGCCACACCTCTCTGGACCGGCCGACCTTCTGTCAGCGGTGCTGGTCAAGGCTGGGGCACTGCCCTCCCTCAGCAAGTTCTGA